The following are encoded together in the Kribbella voronezhensis genome:
- a CDS encoding winged helix-turn-helix transcriptional regulator encodes MRRSSYSPEPDCAIAQSLAVIGDGWELLIVRDLARGVDRFDLLAESLQISRKVLTERLNGLLDSGIVDRTAYQEHPTRYAYHLTARGKALLPVLVALQDWGDRWLLGDGELTGTNAADDAPAHRVHELTGRRIPADLLLPATNANAVLRDVVAADANATVIFGYPATGRPSPLPANWADIAGTAGCTLENRLFAERATDFAAAGIAVHGVSTQRPDEHEAFAKAENIPHPLLSDTDLTLAAALRLPTFRAGGYERLKRIVLVAAPDRTIAAVRYPVTDIPEAVSWAFDTARRLATG; translated from the coding sequence GTGCGGCGCAGCAGCTATTCGCCGGAGCCCGATTGTGCGATCGCGCAGTCTCTCGCGGTGATCGGCGACGGCTGGGAACTCCTGATCGTCCGCGATCTCGCCCGCGGGGTCGATCGGTTCGACCTGCTGGCCGAATCGCTGCAGATCTCCCGGAAGGTGCTGACCGAGCGCCTCAACGGCCTGCTCGACAGCGGGATCGTGGACCGTACGGCGTACCAGGAGCACCCGACGCGGTACGCCTACCACCTCACTGCACGCGGCAAGGCCCTGCTCCCGGTGCTCGTCGCCCTGCAGGACTGGGGCGATCGCTGGCTCCTCGGCGACGGCGAACTCACCGGCACCAACGCCGCCGACGACGCCCCGGCCCATCGCGTCCACGAGCTGACGGGACGCCGGATCCCTGCCGATCTCTTGCTCCCGGCAACAAACGCAAACGCCGTACTGCGTGACGTGGTTGCCGCCGACGCCAACGCGACGGTGATCTTCGGCTACCCGGCGACGGGCCGCCCGTCACCGCTGCCGGCGAACTGGGCCGACATCGCGGGCACGGCGGGATGCACCCTGGAGAACAGACTGTTCGCAGAGCGCGCCACGGACTTCGCAGCTGCCGGCATCGCAGTACACGGTGTCAGCACGCAACGCCCCGACGAGCATGAGGCCTTTGCGAAGGCAGAGAACATCCCTCATCCGCTGCTGTCCGACACCGACCTGACCTTGGCCGCCGCGCTCCGGCTACCGACCTTCCGCGCCGGTGGATACGAGCGATTGAAGCGGATCGTCCTGGTGGCAGCGCCGGATCGGACCATCGCAGCGGTCCGCTACCCCGTGACCGACATCCCCGAGGCAGTCAGCTGGGCCTTCGACACGGCCCGCCGACTGGCGACGGGATGA
- a CDS encoding 4'-phosphopantetheinyl transferase family protein produces the protein MTAVEVWWAKISDVRWELVAELDAAERGRLAAYARQEDKDRFLLGCAVTRRVLGMHLMIPPADVRLDRTCDDCGRPHGKVRTHEMELSVSHSGDLIAVAFHPSTPVGLDVEKVDPGIDADSLATVSLAEVEAKELAKYEPADRARAFTTYWTRKEAVVKATGDGMRADLRRVVVSSPEQPAALLRWPGYAGRVRLVDLEAGSDYAAALAVLTGDPVTVHSIDAAPLLKQTA, from the coding sequence ATGACAGCGGTCGAGGTCTGGTGGGCGAAGATCAGTGACGTCCGCTGGGAACTCGTCGCGGAGCTCGACGCGGCCGAGCGCGGGCGACTAGCGGCGTACGCGCGGCAAGAGGACAAGGACCGCTTCCTGCTCGGCTGCGCGGTGACGCGTCGGGTGCTCGGGATGCACCTGATGATTCCGCCGGCCGACGTGCGGCTCGACCGGACCTGCGACGACTGCGGCCGCCCCCACGGCAAGGTCCGCACGCACGAGATGGAGCTGTCCGTCTCACACTCGGGCGACCTGATCGCGGTCGCCTTTCACCCCAGTACGCCGGTCGGCCTCGACGTGGAGAAGGTGGATCCCGGGATCGACGCGGACTCGCTGGCCACGGTGAGCCTGGCCGAGGTGGAGGCGAAGGAACTCGCGAAGTACGAGCCGGCGGATCGGGCGCGCGCCTTCACGACGTACTGGACGCGCAAGGAGGCCGTCGTGAAAGCGACCGGGGACGGGATGCGGGCCGACCTGCGTCGCGTCGTCGTCAGCTCACCCGAGCAGCCGGCCGCCCTGCTGAGATGGCCCGGGTACGCGGGGCGCGTGCGACTCGTCGACCTCGAGGCCGGTTCCGACTACGCGGCCGCGCTCGCGGTCCTCACCGGCGACCCGGTCACCGTCCACTCGATCGACGCCGCTCCCCTGCTGAAGCAGACCGCCTAG
- a CDS encoding glutamate-5-semialdehyde dehydrogenase: MASSYDGWVSEIIEICRQAREASYALSAASRATKDAALHAMAAALRENADTIVAANAKDVAAAREAGTPESTVDRLALDAGRVDAMAAGLAQLAGLVDPVGEVVRGYTLPNGLELRQVRVPFGVVGIIYEARPNVTADAAGICLKSGNAVLLRGSSSAAASNAAIIDVLRSAAASAGLPADVIQGVPGDRAAVKELMQARGFVDVLIPRGGAGLIQTVVSESTVPVIETGVGNCHVYVDAEADLDLALTILLNAKTQRPSVCNAAESLLVHADVADEFLAAALPALADAGVTVHGDPAVVAAGKDIVPATDEDFGAEYNSLDLSAAVVPSLEAAVEHIRKYSSSHTEAIITKSQAAARRFVQAVDSAAVVVNASTRFTDGGEFGFGAEIGISTQKLHARGPMGLPEMTSTKYVVIGEGQIRD, translated from the coding sequence ATCGCCTCGTCCTACGATGGGTGGGTGAGCGAGATCATCGAAATCTGCCGGCAGGCCCGCGAGGCGTCGTACGCGTTGTCCGCGGCCTCGCGCGCGACCAAGGATGCCGCGCTGCACGCCATGGCGGCCGCGTTGCGCGAGAACGCGGACACCATCGTCGCGGCCAACGCGAAGGATGTCGCCGCCGCGCGCGAAGCCGGTACGCCGGAGTCGACGGTGGACCGGTTGGCGCTCGATGCGGGCCGGGTGGACGCGATGGCCGCCGGGCTCGCACAGCTTGCCGGGCTGGTCGACCCGGTGGGCGAGGTCGTCCGCGGGTACACGCTGCCGAACGGGCTCGAGCTCCGCCAGGTCCGGGTGCCTTTCGGCGTGGTCGGCATCATCTATGAAGCGCGTCCGAACGTGACGGCCGATGCCGCCGGGATCTGCCTCAAGTCGGGCAACGCCGTGCTGCTGCGCGGTTCGTCCTCGGCGGCCGCGTCGAACGCCGCGATCATCGACGTACTGCGGTCCGCCGCCGCGTCGGCCGGGCTCCCTGCCGACGTGATCCAGGGCGTGCCGGGCGATCGCGCCGCGGTCAAGGAACTCATGCAGGCGCGCGGGTTCGTCGACGTACTGATCCCGCGCGGGGGTGCCGGGCTGATCCAGACGGTGGTGTCGGAGTCGACCGTGCCGGTGATCGAGACCGGGGTCGGCAACTGCCACGTGTACGTCGATGCCGAGGCCGATCTGGACCTCGCGCTGACCATCCTGCTGAACGCGAAGACCCAGCGGCCGAGTGTCTGCAACGCGGCCGAATCCCTGCTGGTGCACGCGGATGTCGCCGATGAGTTCCTGGCCGCCGCGCTGCCCGCGCTGGCCGACGCGGGTGTGACCGTCCACGGCGACCCGGCGGTTGTTGCTGCGGGCAAGGACATTGTCCCGGCGACCGACGAGGACTTCGGCGCGGAGTACAACTCGCTGGATCTGTCGGCGGCCGTGGTGCCGTCGCTGGAGGCCGCGGTCGAGCACATCCGCAAGTACAGCTCGAGTCACACCGAGGCGATCATCACCAAATCGCAGGCGGCGGCGCGACGCTTCGTCCAGGCGGTCGACTCGGCCGCGGTGGTGGTCAACGCGAGCACCCGGTTCACCGACGGCGGCGAGTTCGGGTTCGGCGCCGAGATCGGGATCTCGACCCAGAAGCTGCACGCGCGGGGGCCGATGGGACTGCCGGAGATGACGTCGACGAAGTACGTCGTGATCGGCGAGGGCCAGATCCGCGACTAG
- the proB gene encoding glutamate 5-kinase, whose translation MRDLLHRPEVVKAARIVVKVGSSSLTQRGRIDLERLRLLVDAIAARRVKGTEVVLVSSGAIAAGLAPMGLRSRPKDLATQQAAASVGQGLLMARYSDAFAAHGLKVGQVLLTVDDVTRRSHYRNAYRTFARLLELGVVPIVNENDTVATTEIRFGDNDRLAALTSHLVHTDLLVLLSDVDGLYDGDPRKPGTTMITDVRGPADLLPLKIGRTGSSGVGTGGMQTKVEAAAIATEAGIPVVLTSAGRVGEALRGEPVGTLFHPTGRRRKTRLLWLAHATSGQGRLQLDDGAVRAVIERRSSLLPAGISAVEGTFSAGDPVDLVSPAGVVIARGLVNYDAAELPDLLGRSTRDLARELGAAYEREVVHRDDLVLL comes from the coding sequence ATGCGGGACCTGTTGCACCGTCCAGAGGTCGTCAAGGCTGCGCGGATCGTGGTGAAGGTCGGCTCGTCGTCGTTGACCCAGCGCGGCCGGATCGACCTGGAGCGGTTGCGTCTGCTGGTGGACGCGATCGCTGCCCGGCGGGTGAAGGGCACGGAGGTCGTGCTCGTCTCGTCCGGTGCGATCGCGGCCGGGCTGGCCCCGATGGGGTTGCGCTCGCGGCCGAAGGATCTCGCCACCCAGCAGGCGGCGGCCTCGGTCGGCCAAGGACTGCTGATGGCTCGCTACAGCGACGCCTTCGCGGCCCACGGCCTCAAGGTCGGCCAGGTCTTGCTGACCGTCGACGACGTCACCCGGCGCAGCCACTATCGCAATGCCTACCGGACTTTCGCGCGCCTGCTGGAGCTCGGCGTCGTCCCGATCGTGAACGAGAACGACACGGTCGCGACCACCGAGATCCGCTTCGGCGACAACGACCGCCTGGCCGCGTTGACCAGCCACTTGGTCCACACCGACCTGCTGGTTCTGCTGTCGGACGTGGACGGCCTGTACGACGGGGATCCGCGCAAACCCGGGACGACGATGATCACCGACGTCCGCGGCCCGGCCGATCTCTTGCCGCTCAAGATCGGCCGCACCGGCTCGTCCGGCGTCGGCACCGGCGGTATGCAGACCAAGGTCGAAGCGGCCGCGATCGCCACCGAGGCAGGGATTCCGGTCGTTCTCACTTCGGCCGGCCGGGTCGGTGAGGCGTTGCGCGGCGAGCCGGTCGGCACGCTCTTCCACCCGACCGGGCGCCGTCGCAAGACCCGGCTGCTCTGGCTGGCCCACGCCACCTCCGGACAAGGCCGCCTCCAACTCGACGACGGCGCGGTCCGCGCTGTCATAGAACGCCGGTCCTCCCTTCTCCCAGCCGGCATCAGTGCGGTCGAGGGCACCTTCTCCGCAGGCGATCCGGTCGACCTCGTGTCACCCGCGGGAGTGGTGATCGCGCGCGGCCTGGTCAACTACGACGCCGCCGAGCTCCCCGACCTCCTCGGTCGCTCCACCCGCGACCTGGCCCGCGAACTCGGCGCGGCGTACGAGCGTGAGGTGGTCCACCGCGACGACCTCGTTCTGCTCTGA
- the obgE gene encoding GTPase ObgE — translation MAIPSFVDRVTVHVTGGNGGNGCASVHSEKFKPLGGPDGGNGGDGGSVILRVDLDQTTLVDYHRSSHRSAPNGTQGKGDHQAGSKGGDIILPVPDGTVVSTPEGEVLADLVGHGAEYVAAAGGKGGLGNAALASSSRKAPGFALLGEDGEERTIVLELKVVADIGLVGFPSAGKSSLIAAISRARPKIADYPFTTLIPNLGVVVAGEHIFTVADVPGLIEGASEGRGLGHDFLRHVERCAALVHVIDCATYEPGRDPLSDLDVIEAELAAHGGLEDRPRLVALNKVDVPDAKEIAEMVTAELEERGLKVFSISTASHEGLDALKFAMAEIVAKRRAEEEKPDNTRIILRPRATGGQEFKVKKTPDGGWLIQGEKPERWVRQTDFNNAEATGYLADRLNRLGVERQLLELGAVAGDAVSIGDGPNAVVFDFAPEVQAGAELLARRGEDQRLDEDRPAAQRRKEKDYEYHLRREGQLERPADLSEYGKGWVEDEVDLTPAEAKAAQKAAERLARKQARELAAAEELEAERRFAAGEIIDIDAESNNQNA, via the coding sequence ATGGCGATCCCCAGCTTTGTCGACCGTGTCACGGTGCACGTCACCGGTGGCAACGGCGGAAACGGCTGCGCCTCGGTGCACAGCGAGAAGTTCAAGCCACTCGGTGGTCCGGACGGCGGCAACGGCGGTGACGGCGGCAGCGTCATCCTGCGCGTCGATCTCGACCAGACCACGCTGGTGGACTACCACCGCTCCTCGCACCGTTCGGCCCCGAACGGCACGCAGGGCAAGGGCGATCACCAGGCCGGCAGCAAGGGCGGCGACATCATCCTGCCCGTCCCCGACGGCACAGTGGTCAGTACGCCGGAAGGCGAGGTCCTCGCCGACCTGGTCGGCCACGGCGCGGAGTACGTCGCGGCCGCCGGCGGCAAGGGCGGTCTGGGAAACGCGGCGCTGGCGAGCTCCAGCCGCAAGGCCCCCGGGTTCGCCCTGCTCGGTGAAGACGGCGAAGAGCGCACGATCGTCCTCGAACTCAAGGTCGTCGCCGACATCGGTCTGGTCGGCTTCCCGAGCGCGGGCAAGTCGTCCCTGATCGCCGCGATCAGCCGGGCCCGCCCGAAGATCGCGGACTACCCCTTCACCACCCTGATCCCGAACCTGGGGGTCGTCGTCGCCGGTGAGCACATCTTCACCGTGGCCGACGTGCCCGGCCTGATCGAGGGTGCTAGCGAGGGACGCGGGCTCGGGCACGACTTCCTGCGGCACGTGGAGCGCTGTGCGGCTCTGGTGCACGTGATCGACTGCGCGACGTACGAGCCCGGCCGGGACCCGCTGAGCGACCTCGACGTGATCGAGGCCGAGCTCGCGGCGCACGGTGGCCTGGAGGACCGGCCGCGACTGGTCGCGCTGAACAAGGTGGACGTGCCGGACGCCAAGGAGATCGCCGAGATGGTGACGGCCGAGCTCGAGGAGCGCGGCCTGAAGGTGTTCTCGATCTCGACCGCGAGCCACGAAGGCCTCGACGCGCTGAAGTTCGCGATGGCCGAGATCGTCGCCAAGCGCCGCGCCGAGGAGGAGAAGCCGGACAACACCCGGATCATCCTGCGTCCGCGCGCGACCGGCGGCCAGGAGTTCAAGGTCAAGAAGACCCCGGACGGTGGCTGGCTGATCCAGGGTGAGAAGCCCGAGCGCTGGGTCCGGCAGACCGACTTCAACAACGCCGAAGCGACCGGCTATCTGGCGGACCGGCTGAACCGGCTCGGGGTCGAGCGTCAACTGCTCGAGCTGGGCGCGGTGGCGGGCGACGCGGTGTCGATCGGTGACGGCCCGAACGCGGTCGTCTTCGACTTCGCCCCCGAGGTCCAGGCCGGTGCGGAACTGCTGGCGCGCCGCGGCGAGGACCAGCGACTGGACGAGGATCGCCCCGCGGCGCAGCGCCGCAAGGAGAAGGACTACGAGTACCACCTGCGGCGGGAGGGCCAGCTCGAGCGCCCGGCCGACCTGTCGGAGTACGGGAAGGGCTGGGTCGAGGACGAGGTCGACCTGACACCGGCGGAGGCGAAGGCGGCTCAGAAGGCCGCCGAGCGGCTCGCGCGCAAACAGGCTCGCGAGCTGGCCGCCGCCGAAGAGCTGGAGGCCGAGCGTCGGTTCGCCGCCGGTGAGATCATCGATATCGATGCTGAGAGCAACAACCAGAACGCATGA
- the rpmA gene encoding 50S ribosomal protein L27 — translation MAHKKGAASTRNGRDSNAQRLGVKRFGGQLVNAGEIIVRQRGTHFHPGNLVGRGGDDTLFALAEGHVEFGTRRGRRVVNIVPAPAE, via the coding sequence ATGGCACACAAAAAGGGAGCAGCGTCGACCCGTAACGGTCGCGACTCCAACGCACAGCGGCTCGGCGTGAAGCGCTTCGGTGGCCAGCTGGTCAACGCCGGCGAGATCATCGTCCGCCAGCGCGGCACCCACTTCCACCCGGGCAACCTGGTCGGCCGTGGTGGCGACGACACCCTGTTCGCGCTGGCCGAGGGCCACGTCGAGTTCGGCACCCGTCGCGGGCGTCGCGTCGTCAACATCGTCCCGGCCCCGGCGGAGTAA
- the rplU gene encoding 50S ribosomal protein L21 produces the protein MYAIVRSGGTQQKVAVGDVIEIDSLTDQVGDTVSLPAVLVVDGDTVTADAAALSKVAVSAEVLGRTKGPKINILKYKNKTGYRKRQGHRQHYTQVKVTAIDAKKK, from the coding sequence GTGTACGCGATCGTGCGCAGTGGCGGCACCCAGCAGAAGGTCGCCGTCGGCGATGTCATCGAGATCGACAGCCTGACTGATCAGGTCGGCGACACGGTGTCGTTGCCCGCAGTCCTCGTCGTCGATGGCGACACCGTGACGGCCGATGCCGCCGCTTTGTCCAAGGTGGCCGTATCGGCCGAGGTCCTCGGCCGCACCAAGGGCCCGAAGATCAACATCCTCAAGTACAAGAACAAGACCGGTTACCGCAAGCGCCAGGGGCACCGCCAGCACTACACCCAGGTCAAGGTCACCGCGATCGACGCCAAGAAGAAGTGA
- a CDS encoding Rne/Rng family ribonuclease, giving the protein MLENEPNDTQTADTAATAPEQAAKAAAKKTARKRPAKKAAAKAAPTDAGAQTADNTAGSHSAEPVETAISTQSDAESADPAPAPAKRAAKKTAAKRTVKKAAAKRPAKKAAASQDAFPELTDESATEPAAQAEPAPEAAAEVAAPAKTTRKRSTRKSAAARKADLQAQDTPVTDGPVADAGTTPVTDGSATDDAVAEAEVDEEALAEAEAAAAAEAAAAEALAAEAAALAAPAETSTRRRRRAPAAAAVLFQAPTEVPAQAAATSPVEATPAGADPDDAVAPSGRRTRRRSTAAERAAEATETTETAAVESDAVEAADEQPATRSRRRSRRTRDAEEVAADRAEPVLEEARRIEPEDATDTEATESDAEADDADGEDGAEGTRRRRRRRGGRRRRKAGDGSEDSADENDDDSEDEAESHSDADDTDDHNDAEDDAEGAGSSSRRRRRRRRRKGEEAASAPDDPEEIVVRVREPRSKNTSNEITAVEGSTRLEAKKQRRREGRAAGRRRAPIVTEAEFLARRESVERTMVIRARDDLTQIAVSEDNVLVEHYVTTAEQSSLIGNVYLGRVQNVLPSMEAAFIDIGKGRNAVLYAGEVDWATLGAGNGPRKIESVLKSGQAVLVQVTKDPIGHKGARLTNQISLPGRYVVYVPRGGNGGISRKLPDTERNRLKTILKDIVPDEAGVIVRTAAEGATEEELTADVSRLQAYWEDIDKKSKSGQAPQLLHGEPDLLIRVVRDLFTEDFTKLVISGDDAFDQVKEYVASVAPHLAERVEKWSGDGDVFSNYRIDEQIKKALDRKVWLPSGGSLIIDRTEAMTVVDVNTGKFTGSGGNLEETVTKNNLEAAEEIVRQLRLRDIGGIIVIDFIDMVLELNRDLVLRRLVECLGRDRTKHQVAEVTSLGLVQMTRKRIGTGLLEAFSENCDHCGGRGLILHDEPKESRRRADDGRNRQQNSGGQNSGNQNSGNQNSGGQNSGGQQGGDQGGDGEGAKKSSRSRGRGRGRGRGENVAEHTEPADTPSNGDAAQKLAQIAAATLANGEKHTGGAEGAVTDGESSTVAQSASADGRSASADDRSGSEEKSEQNSSEQNSSGRNGSTRRRRSSRSRSNASSNEGDAGNSGTDQQVSAPELASTPV; this is encoded by the coding sequence ATGCTCGAAAACGAGCCGAACGACACCCAGACGGCCGACACGGCCGCCACCGCCCCCGAGCAGGCCGCCAAGGCGGCTGCCAAGAAGACGGCCCGCAAGCGCCCGGCCAAGAAGGCCGCGGCGAAGGCCGCCCCCACCGACGCCGGTGCGCAGACCGCCGACAACACGGCCGGTAGCCACAGCGCGGAGCCGGTCGAGACCGCGATCAGCACGCAGTCCGACGCCGAGTCCGCCGATCCGGCGCCCGCGCCGGCGAAGCGCGCCGCGAAGAAGACGGCCGCCAAGCGGACCGTGAAAAAGGCCGCTGCCAAGCGTCCGGCCAAGAAGGCCGCCGCGTCGCAGGACGCCTTCCCCGAACTGACTGACGAATCAGCCACCGAGCCGGCGGCGCAGGCTGAGCCCGCGCCCGAGGCCGCTGCTGAGGTCGCCGCGCCGGCGAAGACCACGCGCAAGCGCAGCACTCGCAAGAGCGCCGCCGCCCGCAAGGCCGACCTGCAGGCCCAGGACACCCCTGTGACCGACGGTCCGGTCGCCGACGCGGGAACCACCCCGGTCACTGACGGTTCTGCCACCGACGACGCTGTCGCCGAAGCCGAGGTCGACGAGGAGGCCCTCGCCGAAGCCGAGGCCGCCGCGGCTGCCGAAGCCGCCGCTGCCGAGGCGCTGGCCGCCGAGGCCGCAGCCCTGGCAGCGCCCGCGGAGACGTCCACCCGTCGCCGGCGTCGGGCGCCTGCCGCAGCCGCCGTGCTGTTCCAGGCTCCGACCGAGGTCCCGGCGCAGGCCGCCGCGACCAGCCCGGTCGAGGCGACCCCGGCCGGCGCGGACCCCGACGACGCCGTCGCACCGAGCGGACGTCGTACGCGGCGCCGCTCGACCGCCGCCGAGCGCGCGGCTGAAGCCACTGAGACCACCGAGACCGCGGCCGTCGAATCCGACGCGGTCGAGGCCGCGGACGAGCAGCCGGCCACCAGGAGCCGTCGGCGCAGCCGCCGTACGCGCGATGCCGAAGAGGTCGCCGCCGACCGCGCCGAGCCGGTCCTCGAAGAGGCCCGCCGGATCGAGCCGGAAGACGCCACCGACACCGAGGCCACCGAGTCCGACGCCGAGGCGGATGACGCCGACGGCGAGGACGGTGCCGAGGGCACCCGTCGTCGCCGCCGTCGCCGCGGTGGCCGTCGTCGCCGCAAGGCCGGGGACGGTTCCGAGGACAGCGCCGACGAGAACGACGACGACTCCGAGGACGAGGCAGAGAGCCACTCCGACGCGGACGACACCGACGATCACAACGATGCAGAGGACGACGCGGAAGGCGCGGGCAGCTCGTCGCGCCGTCGCCGCCGTCGCCGTCGCCGCAAGGGCGAGGAAGCGGCCTCCGCGCCGGACGACCCGGAAGAGATCGTCGTACGGGTCCGTGAGCCGCGCAGCAAGAACACCTCCAACGAGATCACCGCCGTCGAGGGCTCGACCCGGCTGGAGGCCAAGAAGCAGCGCCGCCGCGAGGGTCGCGCCGCCGGCCGCCGCCGCGCGCCGATCGTCACCGAGGCCGAGTTCCTGGCCCGGCGCGAGTCGGTCGAGCGGACGATGGTGATCCGGGCCCGCGACGACCTGACCCAGATCGCGGTGTCCGAGGACAACGTGCTGGTCGAGCACTACGTGACCACGGCCGAGCAGAGCTCGCTGATCGGCAACGTGTACCTCGGCCGCGTGCAGAACGTGCTGCCGAGCATGGAGGCCGCGTTCATCGACATCGGCAAGGGCCGCAACGCAGTCCTGTACGCCGGTGAGGTCGACTGGGCGACGCTCGGCGCCGGCAACGGCCCGCGCAAGATCGAATCGGTGCTCAAGTCCGGCCAGGCGGTCCTGGTCCAGGTGACCAAGGACCCGATCGGCCACAAGGGCGCCAGGCTCACCAACCAGATCAGCCTGCCCGGCCGGTACGTCGTGTACGTGCCGCGCGGCGGCAACGGCGGGATCAGCCGCAAGCTGCCCGACACCGAGCGGAACCGGCTGAAGACCATCCTCAAGGACATCGTCCCGGACGAGGCAGGCGTGATCGTGCGCACCGCGGCCGAGGGCGCCACCGAGGAGGAGCTGACCGCCGACGTCAGCCGCCTGCAGGCGTACTGGGAGGACATCGACAAGAAGTCGAAGTCCGGTCAGGCGCCGCAGTTGCTGCACGGCGAGCCGGACCTGCTGATCCGCGTCGTCCGCGACCTGTTCACCGAGGACTTCACCAAGCTGGTCATCTCCGGCGACGACGCCTTCGACCAGGTCAAGGAGTACGTCGCGTCCGTCGCGCCGCACCTGGCCGAGCGGGTCGAGAAGTGGTCCGGTGACGGGGACGTGTTCTCCAACTACCGGATCGACGAGCAGATCAAGAAGGCGCTCGACCGCAAGGTCTGGCTGCCGTCGGGTGGTTCGCTGATCATCGACCGGACCGAGGCGATGACGGTCGTCGACGTCAACACCGGCAAGTTCACCGGCTCCGGGGGCAACCTCGAGGAGACGGTGACCAAGAACAACCTGGAAGCGGCCGAGGAGATCGTCCGCCAGCTGCGACTGCGCGACATCGGCGGCATCATCGTGATCGACTTCATCGACATGGTGCTGGAGCTCAACCGCGACCTGGTCTTGCGCCGGCTGGTGGAGTGCCTGGGCCGCGACCGGACCAAGCACCAGGTCGCCGAGGTGACTTCGCTCGGGTTGGTCCAGATGACGCGCAAGCGGATCGGGACCGGCCTGCTGGAGGCGTTCAGCGAGAACTGCGACCACTGCGGTGGCCGCGGGCTGATCCTGCACGACGAGCCGAAGGAGTCGCGCCGCCGCGCCGACGACGGCCGCAACCGCCAGCAGAACTCCGGCGGCCAGAATTCGGGTAATCAGAATTCAGGCAATCAGAATTCGGGCGGCCAGAACTCGGGCGGTCAGCAGGGTGGTGACCAGGGCGGTGACGGCGAGGGCGCGAAGAAGAGCTCCCGCAGCCGGGGCCGCGGCCGCGGTCGCGGTCGGGGCGAGAACGTCGCCGAGCACACCGAGCCGGCCGACACGCCGTCGAACGGTGACGCCGCCCAGAAGCTGGCCCAGATCGCCGCAGCCACCCTCGCCAACGGCGAGAAGCACACCGGTGGAGCCGAGGGTGCGGTGACCGACGGCGAGTCTTCCACGGTCGCTCAGAGCGCCTCAGCAGACGGCCGGAGCGCCTCGGCAGATGACCGGAGCGGCTCGGAGGAGAAGTCCGAGCAGAACAGCTCCGAGCAGAACAGCTCCGGGCGGAACGGCAGTACCCGGAGGCGGCGGAGCAGCCGTAGCCGGAGCAACGCGAGCAGTAATGAAGGTGACGCAGGCAACAGTGGTACCGACCAGCAGGTCAGTGCCCCGGAGCTGGCGTCCACCCCGGTTTGA
- a CDS encoding TIGR03936 family radical SAM-associated protein — protein sequence MAPVQAPPSQQLPAVQKLRIRFAKRGRLRFTSHRDFQRAFERAVRRADLPVAFSHGFSPHPKISYAGAAPTGAASEAEYLEISLTQQRDAEQVKAELDAALPPGLDILEVVVAGPGSLADQLEASEWLIALPGVDPAEAQRAVEAFLGREEILVERMTKRGLRSFDCRDAVLRLAVGSEPAPVATCAILQVVLRHGTPAVRPDDVLAGVLEVATLPVTGPALLTRLAQGPLLAATGTVDDPLARDRDATQATATGQAVDHQTHVAEGDAAAPSVP from the coding sequence GTGGCACCAGTTCAGGCTCCGCCGTCCCAGCAGCTTCCCGCCGTGCAGAAGCTGCGGATCCGCTTCGCCAAGCGCGGGCGGCTGCGGTTCACCTCGCACCGCGACTTCCAGCGGGCGTTCGAGCGCGCCGTCCGGCGGGCGGACCTGCCGGTCGCCTTCTCGCACGGCTTCAGCCCGCACCCCAAGATCTCGTACGCCGGTGCCGCGCCGACCGGGGCTGCGTCGGAGGCGGAGTACTTGGAGATCTCGCTCACACAGCAGCGCGATGCCGAGCAGGTCAAGGCGGAGCTGGACGCCGCGTTGCCGCCCGGGCTCGACATCCTCGAGGTGGTGGTCGCGGGCCCCGGCTCGCTGGCCGACCAGCTGGAGGCGAGCGAGTGGCTGATCGCGTTGCCAGGCGTGGATCCGGCCGAGGCCCAGCGAGCGGTCGAGGCGTTCCTGGGCCGGGAGGAAATTCTGGTCGAGCGCATGACCAAGCGGGGACTTCGCTCGTTCGACTGTCGGGACGCCGTACTCCGACTCGCGGTCGGCAGTGAACCGGCGCCGGTTGCGACGTGTGCGATACTGCAAGTGGTGTTACGGCACGGAACCCCGGCCGTGAGACCCGACGACGTTCTCGCCGGCGTGCTCGAAGTAGCGACGCTTCCGGTGACGGGCCCGGCTCTTCTGACCAGGCTCGCCCAGGGCCCGCTTCTCGCGGCAACCGGCACTGTGGACGATCCGCTCGCTCGTGACCGCGACGCCACCCAGGCGACCGCGACCGGCCAGGCGGTCGACCACCAGACGCATGTAGCGGAGGGCGACGCCGCCGCTCCATCTGTGCCCTGA